From the Nocardiopsis changdeensis genome, one window contains:
- a CDS encoding L-aspartate oxidase, producing the protein MSTATPTRLDAPAPGWTVTADVVIVGSGIAGLSTALGYLGRAGAGRVVLVTKDRISTGSTAYAQGGIAAAVAPGDDPVAHMVDTHLAGAGLSDPYAVHVLAAEGPEALRRLIALGAEFDRDADGGLSLTREGGHRADRVAHAGGDATGAEIQRALVEAVLAEERIEIIEHAVALDALRDPGTGAVCGVSLHVMGEGSRDGVGAALAPAVVLATGGLGQIFAATTNPPVSTGDGLALAARAGARLRDLEFIQFHPTVLWLGAQARGRQPLVSEALRGEGAYLVDAEGNRIMEGVHELADLAPRDVVARTIARTMAEQGVDHVYLETRHFGAAVWESRFPTILASCRENGIDPLAEPIPVAPAAHYASGGVEVDIDGRTGVPGLWAVGEVARTGVHGANRLASNSLLEGLVFAERIAARLAAERGPLPTGGVSAPRVTALPDPAVVARIRSLMSRHAGVLRTGEGLATLVAELDALTGSAAPVTPDTASWEAADLLTVARLVAAAAAHRTESRGSHQRADHAGPRPQWRVRPVIVRLEGDTPVATDEPWTPSLPPGLTAELDAIAFPLAGDAPGPDARAEFTLPWTAPHQAHVDLVRRALAEDLTGGAGVDVTSVATIPADQVRTAHVVARADGTVCGLPLAELVFWLVSDGALEVTRQASDGDSVKRGDILMAVTARTRDLLTAERTALNLLTHLSGIATATRAWVDAVAGTGARVRDSRKTHGGLRALEKYAVRCGGGVNHRYCLSDAGLIKDNHVVAAGGVGAAVRAVRERFPGIPLEVEVDRIDQIEEALAEGAEEILLDNFTVPELAEAVALVAGRARLESSGGLTLDVAADVAGTGVDLLAVGALTHSSPALDIALDLL; encoded by the coding sequence ATGAGCACAGCCACCCCGACCCGGCTCGACGCACCCGCGCCGGGCTGGACCGTCACCGCCGACGTCGTCATCGTCGGCTCCGGCATCGCGGGCCTGAGCACCGCGCTCGGCTACCTGGGCCGCGCCGGGGCCGGGCGCGTCGTGCTCGTGACCAAGGACCGGATCTCCACCGGCTCCACCGCCTACGCCCAGGGCGGCATCGCCGCGGCCGTGGCCCCCGGGGACGACCCGGTCGCCCACATGGTCGACACCCACCTGGCCGGGGCCGGGCTGTCGGACCCCTACGCCGTCCACGTCCTGGCCGCCGAGGGTCCCGAGGCGCTGCGCCGCCTCATCGCCCTGGGAGCCGAGTTCGACCGCGACGCCGACGGCGGCCTCTCCCTGACCCGGGAGGGCGGCCACCGCGCCGACCGGGTCGCCCACGCCGGGGGCGACGCCACCGGGGCGGAGATCCAGCGCGCCCTGGTCGAGGCCGTGCTGGCCGAGGAGCGCATCGAGATCATCGAGCACGCGGTGGCGCTGGACGCCCTGCGCGATCCCGGCACCGGTGCGGTCTGCGGCGTCTCCCTGCACGTCATGGGGGAGGGCAGCCGCGACGGGGTCGGCGCCGCCCTCGCCCCGGCCGTGGTGCTGGCCACCGGCGGGCTCGGCCAGATCTTCGCCGCCACCACCAACCCGCCGGTCTCCACCGGCGACGGGCTCGCCCTGGCCGCCCGGGCCGGGGCCCGCCTGCGCGACCTGGAGTTCATCCAGTTCCACCCGACGGTGCTCTGGCTCGGCGCCCAGGCCCGCGGCCGCCAGCCCCTGGTCTCGGAGGCGCTGCGCGGTGAGGGCGCCTACCTGGTGGACGCGGAGGGGAACCGGATCATGGAGGGCGTCCACGAGCTCGCCGACCTGGCCCCCCGGGACGTGGTCGCCCGCACCATCGCCAGGACGATGGCGGAGCAGGGCGTCGACCACGTGTACCTGGAGACCCGCCACTTCGGCGCGGCCGTCTGGGAGAGCCGCTTCCCGACCATCCTGGCGTCCTGCCGTGAGAACGGCATCGACCCGCTGGCCGAGCCGATCCCCGTCGCCCCGGCCGCCCACTACGCCTCCGGCGGCGTGGAGGTGGACATCGACGGCCGCACCGGGGTCCCCGGCCTGTGGGCGGTGGGCGAGGTCGCCCGCACCGGCGTCCACGGCGCCAACCGGCTCGCCTCCAACTCGCTGCTGGAGGGCCTGGTGTTCGCCGAGCGCATCGCCGCCCGGCTGGCCGCCGAGCGCGGACCGCTGCCGACCGGGGGCGTTTCCGCCCCGCGGGTGACCGCCCTGCCCGACCCGGCCGTCGTCGCCCGGATCCGCTCCCTGATGTCGCGCCACGCCGGGGTGCTGCGCACCGGCGAGGGCCTGGCGACGCTGGTCGCCGAGCTGGACGCCCTCACGGGCTCCGCCGCCCCGGTCACCCCCGACACGGCCTCCTGGGAGGCCGCCGACCTGCTCACGGTGGCCCGCCTCGTGGCCGCCGCCGCGGCCCACCGCACCGAGAGCCGCGGCTCCCATCAACGCGCCGACCACGCCGGCCCCCGCCCGCAGTGGCGGGTCCGCCCGGTGATCGTCCGACTGGAAGGGGACACACCCGTGGCCACCGACGAACCCTGGACCCCCTCGCTGCCGCCCGGGCTCACCGCCGAGCTCGACGCCATCGCGTTCCCCCTCGCCGGGGACGCCCCCGGGCCGGACGCCCGCGCCGAGTTCACGCTCCCCTGGACCGCGCCCCACCAGGCGCACGTGGACCTGGTCCGCCGGGCCCTGGCCGAGGACCTCACCGGCGGGGCCGGGGTCGACGTCACCTCCGTCGCCACCATCCCCGCCGACCAGGTCCGCACCGCCCACGTGGTGGCCCGCGCCGACGGGACCGTCTGCGGCCTGCCGCTGGCGGAGCTGGTGTTCTGGCTGGTCTCCGACGGCGCCCTGGAGGTCACCCGGCAGGCGTCCGACGGCGACTCCGTCAAGCGGGGCGACATCCTCATGGCCGTCACCGCCCGCACCCGCGACCTGCTCACCGCCGAGCGCACCGCTCTCAACCTGCTCACCCACCTGTCCGGGATCGCCACCGCCACCCGCGCCTGGGTGGACGCCGTCGCCGGGACCGGCGCCCGCGTCCGCGACAGCCGCAAGACCCACGGCGGGCTGCGCGCCCTGGAGAAGTACGCCGTGCGCTGCGGCGGCGGGGTCAACCACCGCTACTGCCTCAGCGACGCCGGGCTCATCAAGGACAACCACGTGGTCGCCGCGGGCGGTGTGGGCGCCGCCGTCCGCGCCGTGCGCGAGCGCTTCCCGGGGATCCCCCTGGAGGTCGAGGTCGACCGGATCGACCAGATCGAGGAGGCCCTGGCGGAGGGCGCCGAGGAGATCCTGCTCGACAACTTCACCGTCCCCGAGCTCGCCGAGGCCGTCGCCCTGGTGGCCGGGCGCGCCCGCCTGGAGTCCTCGGGCGGCCTGACCCTGGACGTCGCCGCCGACGTCGCCGGGACGGGGGTGGACCTCCTCGCCGTCGGCGCCCTCACCCACTCCAGCCCCGCCCTGGACATCGCCCTCGATCTGCTGTGA
- a CDS encoding Rossmann-like and DUF2520 domain-containing protein → METTQGRPARLRIGVIGPGRVGSVLGRALGLAGHRVVAAAAVSEASKARAAERLPTARLMEPARVVEAADLVLLTVPDDALAELAEGLAATGVDLRGKLLAHASGAHGYGVLAPATAAGALPLALHPAMAFTGRDEDLERLADCAFGITAPDPLRPIAEALVVEMGAEPVWIAEDKRTLYHAALAGGANHLVTLVADSASLLSAAGVPDPGRMIAPLLSASLDNALRLGIHGLSGPVLRGDAGTVAGHIEQLRAHAPESAAAYIELARLTADLAINAGMLKPEAAEPLLDVLRR, encoded by the coding sequence ATGGAGACCACGCAGGGGCGTCCGGCCCGGCTGCGGATCGGCGTCATCGGTCCCGGCCGCGTCGGCTCGGTCCTGGGCCGGGCGCTGGGCCTGGCCGGGCACCGGGTCGTCGCCGCCGCGGCCGTCTCCGAGGCCTCCAAGGCCCGCGCCGCCGAGCGCCTGCCCACCGCGCGGCTGATGGAGCCCGCGCGCGTGGTCGAGGCCGCCGACCTCGTCCTGCTCACGGTCCCCGACGACGCCCTGGCCGAACTCGCCGAGGGGCTGGCCGCCACCGGCGTCGACCTGCGCGGCAAGCTCCTCGCCCACGCCAGCGGGGCCCACGGGTACGGGGTGCTGGCCCCGGCCACCGCCGCCGGCGCCCTGCCGCTGGCCCTGCACCCGGCCATGGCCTTCACCGGCCGCGACGAGGACCTCGAGAGGCTGGCCGACTGCGCGTTCGGGATCACCGCCCCCGACCCGCTGCGGCCCATCGCCGAGGCACTGGTGGTCGAGATGGGCGCCGAACCCGTCTGGATCGCCGAGGACAAGCGCACCCTCTACCACGCGGCCCTGGCCGGGGGCGCTAACCACCTGGTCACCCTCGTCGCCGACAGTGCCTCGCTGCTGTCCGCCGCCGGGGTACCCGACCCCGGCCGGATGATCGCCCCCCTGCTCAGCGCCTCCCTGGACAACGCCCTGAGACTGGGCATCCACGGCCTCAGCGGCCCGGTCCTGCGCGGCGACGCCGGGACCGTCGCCGGACACATCGAGCAGCTGCGCGCCCACGCGCCCGAGAGCGCCGCCGCCTACATCGAGCTGGCCCGGCTCACCGCCGACCTGGCCATCAACGCCGGGATGCTCAAGCCCGAGGCGGCCGAACCGCTCCTCGACGTACTGCGCCGCTGA
- a CDS encoding chaplin family protein gives MLKKAFAASAIVAAAAGVLFTGAPAMANSNVFTSGNGSILGGNQLVADLDVPINVCGNAIAILGVAGANCVDSGATVKN, from the coding sequence ATGCTGAAGAAGGCTTTCGCCGCCAGTGCCATCGTCGCCGCCGCCGCGGGCGTTCTGTTCACGGGCGCTCCGGCCATGGCCAACAGCAACGTCTTCACCTCCGGCAACGGAAGCATCCTCGGCGGCAACCAGCTGGTGGCCGACCTGGACGTTCCGATCAACGTCTGCGGCAACGCGATCGCCATCCTCGGCGTGGCCGGCGCCAACTGCGTGGACTCCGGCGCCACCGTCAAGAACTAA
- a CDS encoding PH domain-containing protein → MLPPTVWQRQPPAPPRRREEDVTTGVYRAHWSMVPIRVLAVTLAFVALAGPILTIFGYAWVVMLTIAVLFGALAYTLPSWWYGSFGLREDHLVVHSGLVMRGSREIPLSRLQAVDVVRPLLGQVFGLAELRIELAGGDNSAVRLRYLRHGTAEKMRVAVLAHAAGLSGRSPEAPEWPFYRLPFLLLLGALTFRVPVLLASLGLAATVTAGVMFREPGVLGALVPLTLGLIRSFWGPLARYTDYYASVSSDGLRLRYGMFQRRMQTVPPGRVQAVRVVEPLLWRALGVARVEATVAGYAGARQADSAALLPVAPRRRAYALVNELFPESEVAYVPLVPGRKGSRSLVGVDAHLFVTVSGLFCRVTEVVPMERVQSLRLTAGPLSRFTGRVAFGVGVPPGPVRARAQNREAAEARRLLDEMVDLGRRARVPAAGPERWATRATMTRAEDSGGE, encoded by the coding sequence ATGCTGCCGCCCACGGTGTGGCAGCGCCAGCCCCCGGCCCCGCCCCGGCGCCGGGAGGAGGACGTCACCACGGGCGTGTACCGGGCGCACTGGTCGATGGTGCCGATCCGCGTCCTCGCGGTGACCCTGGCCTTCGTGGCGCTGGCCGGCCCCATCCTCACGATCTTCGGGTACGCGTGGGTGGTCATGCTGACCATCGCGGTCCTGTTCGGCGCGCTCGCCTACACGCTGCCCTCCTGGTGGTACGGCAGCTTCGGGCTGCGCGAGGACCACCTGGTGGTGCACAGCGGACTGGTGATGCGCGGCTCCCGGGAGATCCCGCTGAGCAGGCTCCAGGCGGTCGACGTGGTCCGGCCGCTGCTGGGCCAGGTGTTCGGCCTGGCCGAACTGCGCATCGAGCTGGCCGGCGGCGACAACAGCGCGGTCCGCCTGCGCTACCTGCGCCACGGGACCGCCGAGAAGATGCGCGTCGCGGTCCTGGCGCACGCCGCCGGGCTGTCCGGCCGCTCGCCGGAGGCGCCGGAGTGGCCCTTCTACCGGCTGCCGTTCCTGCTCCTGCTGGGCGCGCTCACCTTCCGGGTCCCGGTGCTGCTGGCCTCCCTGGGCCTGGCCGCGACGGTCACCGCCGGAGTGATGTTCCGCGAGCCCGGGGTGCTGGGGGCGCTGGTGCCGCTCACGCTGGGGCTGATCCGGTCGTTCTGGGGACCGCTGGCCCGCTACACCGACTACTACGCCTCGGTCTCCTCCGACGGGCTGCGGCTCCGCTACGGGATGTTCCAGCGGCGCATGCAGACGGTCCCCCCGGGCCGGGTCCAGGCCGTGCGGGTGGTGGAGCCGCTGCTGTGGCGGGCGCTGGGAGTGGCCCGCGTCGAGGCGACGGTGGCCGGGTACGCGGGGGCCCGCCAGGCCGACTCGGCGGCGCTGCTCCCGGTGGCGCCCCGGCGGCGGGCCTACGCGCTGGTCAACGAGCTGTTCCCGGAGAGCGAGGTGGCGTACGTGCCGCTGGTCCCGGGCCGGAAGGGCTCGCGGTCCCTGGTGGGCGTGGACGCGCACCTGTTCGTGACCGTCTCGGGGCTGTTCTGCCGGGTGACGGAGGTCGTGCCGATGGAGCGGGTGCAGTCCCTGCGGCTGACCGCCGGCCCGCTGTCCCGGTTCACCGGCCGGGTGGCGTTCGGCGTGGGCGTCCCGCCGGGACCGGTCCGGGCGCGGGCCCAGAACAGGGAGGCGGCCGAGGCCCGCCGCCTGCTGGACGAGATGGTCGACCTGGGGAGGCGGGCGCGGGTCCCGGCGGCGGGCCCCGAGCGCTGGGCGACGCGGGCGACCATGACACGCGCGGAGGACTCCGGGGGAGAGTGA
- a CDS encoding PH domain-containing protein — MSPALAWYRRLVVGALCLGSGLIGVLLLFLWADRVWAAVWAVAALAVLGAGWVLAGRFQGSWGYVEGATELYLTYGVFVRQLVVVPYGRMQVVDTTADLLEQALGIATVRVRTAASTADTRVVGLPLAEAVGLRDRLASRSETFSTGL, encoded by the coding sequence GTGTCCCCGGCCCTGGCCTGGTACCGCCGTCTGGTGGTGGGCGCCCTGTGCCTGGGGTCCGGGCTGATCGGGGTGCTGCTCCTGTTCCTGTGGGCGGACCGGGTCTGGGCCGCCGTCTGGGCGGTCGCGGCCCTGGCCGTGCTCGGCGCGGGCTGGGTGCTGGCCGGCCGTTTCCAGGGCTCCTGGGGGTACGTCGAGGGGGCGACGGAGCTGTACCTGACGTACGGGGTGTTCGTCCGCCAGCTGGTGGTCGTGCCCTACGGGCGCATGCAGGTGGTGGACACCACCGCCGACCTGCTCGAACAGGCGCTGGGCATCGCCACGGTGCGGGTCCGCACCGCCGCCAGCACCGCCGACACGCGCGTGGTCGGCCTGCCGTTGGCGGAGGCCGTGGGTCTGCGCGACCGGCTGGCGTCCCGCAGCGAGACGTTCTCCACGGGGTTGTAG
- a CDS encoding DUF3180 domain-containing protein, whose protein sequence is MTDEEDDERRLHPTGWRTPLLLGVVGLLLGALFGTALPGLPPMPWTAIPTLLLLAFAEAFTAGRTRRRIRRAPGTEPIPPLSAARLVALAKASVLAAALFGGFCLGVALTVVDNLGLPVHREVFLTALGTALAAGVLAAAALYLEYACRVPGDEDRDDDRPGTA, encoded by the coding sequence ATGACCGACGAGGAGGACGACGAGCGGCGCCTGCACCCCACCGGGTGGCGCACGCCGCTGCTGCTCGGGGTCGTCGGCCTGCTGCTGGGGGCGCTGTTCGGGACGGCGCTGCCCGGACTGCCGCCCATGCCGTGGACGGCGATCCCCACGCTGCTGCTGCTCGCCTTCGCCGAGGCGTTCACCGCCGGGCGGACACGGCGCCGGATCCGCCGGGCGCCCGGCACCGAGCCGATCCCGCCGCTCAGCGCCGCCCGCCTGGTCGCCCTGGCCAAGGCGAGCGTGCTGGCCGCCGCGCTGTTCGGCGGCTTCTGCCTCGGGGTGGCGCTGACGGTCGTGGACAACCTGGGGCTGCCGGTGCACCGGGAGGTGTTCCTCACCGCCCTGGGAACGGCGCTGGCCGCGGGCGTGCTGGCGGCCGCCGCCCTGTACCTGGAGTACGCCTGCCGGGTGCCCGGGGACGAGGACCGCGACGACGACCGCCCCGGGACGGCCTGA
- the folK gene encoding 2-amino-4-hydroxy-6-hydroxymethyldihydropteridine diphosphokinase, with protein MTRAVLALGSNLGDRWATLRGGVEHLLTGAGAPAPVALSPVYETAPVGGPEQGAYLNAVVVVETDGTPGELLERAQAAERAFDRVREVRWGPRTLDVDVIAFGDVRSDDPVLTLPHPRAHLRAFVLRPWLDADPGAELPGRGPLADLLAAVEAADTGGEQKLRRRDDLRLFPPGGTR; from the coding sequence GTGACACGTGCCGTCCTGGCCCTGGGGTCCAACCTCGGCGACCGGTGGGCGACCCTGCGCGGCGGGGTGGAGCACCTGCTGACCGGGGCGGGCGCGCCCGCCCCGGTCGCGCTGTCCCCGGTGTACGAGACCGCCCCGGTGGGCGGCCCCGAACAGGGCGCCTACCTCAACGCCGTGGTGGTCGTCGAGACCGACGGCACGCCCGGGGAGCTGCTGGAGCGCGCGCAGGCCGCCGAGCGCGCCTTCGACCGGGTGCGCGAGGTCCGCTGGGGCCCGCGCACCCTGGACGTGGACGTCATCGCCTTCGGCGACGTGCGCTCCGACGACCCCGTCCTGACGCTGCCGCACCCGCGCGCCCACCTGCGGGCGTTCGTGCTGCGCCCGTGGCTGGACGCCGACCCCGGCGCGGAGCTGCCCGGGCGCGGACCGCTCGCCGACCTGCTGGCCGCGGTGGAGGCCGCGGACACCGGGGGCGAGCAGAAGCTCCGCCGACGCGACGACCTGCGGCTGTTCCCGCCCGGGGGGACCCGATGA
- the folB gene encoding dihydroneopterin aldolase gives MTDRIALRGLRARGHHGVFDFERREGQDFVVDAVLYLDLAPAAASDDVADTVHYGLLADRLVAIVTGEPVDLIETLAERLAAECTADPRVRGVELTVHKPSAPIEHEFADVSVTVVRGAVPGAGGAAR, from the coding sequence ATGACCGACCGCATCGCCCTGCGGGGCCTGCGGGCCCGCGGCCACCACGGCGTGTTCGACTTCGAGCGCCGCGAGGGCCAGGACTTCGTGGTGGACGCCGTCCTGTACCTGGACCTGGCGCCCGCCGCCGCCTCCGACGACGTGGCCGACACCGTCCACTACGGACTGCTCGCCGACCGGCTGGTCGCGATCGTCACGGGGGAGCCGGTGGACCTGATCGAGACCCTCGCCGAGCGGCTGGCCGCCGAGTGCACGGCCGACCCGCGGGTGCGCGGGGTCGAACTGACCGTGCACAAGCCGTCGGCGCCGATCGAGCACGAGTTCGCGGACGTGTCCGTGACCGTGGTGCGCGGCGCCGTGCCCGGGGCGGGGGGTGCCGCGCGGTGA
- a CDS encoding nuclear transport factor 2 family protein encodes MRSRQEVMERVAEANAQFYSAIENGDIDLMRSVWAEEHEAPDLVCVNPGWPLLRGRTEIMRAWSLIMANVTYIQYVLTETHIGVGGDIAMVTCEENVLTAEDGNPGFIAGGQVVTTNLFVDTAQGWRLWSHHASPVLMGDDEDEGGEE; translated from the coding sequence GTGAGGTCCCGCCAGGAGGTCATGGAGCGCGTGGCCGAGGCCAACGCGCAGTTCTACAGCGCCATCGAGAACGGCGACATCGACCTGATGCGCAGTGTGTGGGCCGAGGAGCACGAGGCCCCCGACCTGGTGTGCGTCAACCCCGGGTGGCCGCTGCTGCGCGGCCGCACCGAGATCATGCGGGCCTGGTCCCTGATCATGGCCAACGTCACCTACATCCAGTACGTCCTCACCGAGACCCACATCGGGGTGGGCGGCGACATCGCGATGGTGACGTGCGAGGAGAACGTGCTCACCGCCGAGGACGGCAACCCCGGGTTCATCGCCGGGGGCCAGGTCGTCACGACCAACCTGTTCGTCGACACCGCGCAGGGGTGGCGGCTGTGGTCCCACCACGCCTCGCCGGTGCTCATGGGCGACGACGAGGACGAGGGCGGGGAGGAATGA